From the genome of Calditrichota bacterium, one region includes:
- a CDS encoding PAS domain S-box protein: protein MAPKILIADKDAKALLATAGMVKSGGFEVLTAKSGRKCLELAKENQPYLILLDMNLSDLDPLEICQRIKADARLAGSLVVLVADKRISAKKQAQGLSRGADGYAVRPFEKKTFLTQLEAMLQLQKVRKSLKKGSDWQQSKLEGISEAVIVAKKSGEIVFFNAAAEKVTGWKREEALRLNYAKVFRVIDEKTGESAPEPVSRALTEGVIVSLVQSPMLIRKDGTKIPISASAAPCTKKHDRCVFVFQDISEKIKREHDLNRAIHDWESIFHAIGHPTIILEPDHRVSAVNNAALRATGMSTEEIIGKYCFEIFHENAAEPPEGCPLEKLLKSGRMEAVEMEMEALDAWFMVSCTPVFDSQGRLDKIIHIATDITDRKKTEQALNESEKKFRLLFSAANEGILILNMAGIIQDVNQKFLQMIGFSEKEILHKHLFHLARLVKIERPRLATEVRKFFQGESRRTEWSIRRQDGTKIFISLLPSFITAGDEKIGVSVVIEDITDRILTRKALEQSELSYRSIFNNASDAIYVQDEQGRFLDVNDGAEKMYGYPREYFIGKTPEFLSAPGKNDLAKIAGFVEKAFQGEPQQFEFWGLDKNGRVFPKIVRLNKGNYFGRDVVVAFAIDISARKQAEEKLRQASFQWRSTFDSMNDAIALLALDEKIIRCNKSLAKLAGRTFTDIIGKSVAETIFSIDQTAKDCPLKKAKKSKQRETKQITFGDRWYEIIVDPVKDDEGKLIGFVYILKDITEQRLIGQQLRENENKFRLLFEEANDAIFLMKDNVFVDCNRKTLEIFGCTREQIIGKTPSDFSPPEQADGRNSKEAALEKINLALKGKSPSFEWLHCRCDKTVFNAEVTLALIELKGKKHIQAIVRDVTERKAAEKALKESEEKYRHLIQGSNDAIYLLHDRKFEVINDKFTEMFGVALEDANSPDFDFMDLVAPESRPVVEERMKRFVAGEPLSPKYEFTAIAKNGEKIDLEASVSYIKYKEGVATQGILRDITERKRAVKALMESEEKYRKLVEDLPDAIVIHCEGKIVFANKASVDLIGASTIGELIGKPAIEFVHPDFRRDVVKRIAEAMQTGKAFPVMDEKFLRLDGSVIDVEVRGFPVTFENKPAIQVLIRDITDKKRAEEQIKKDLREKETLIKEIHHRVKNNLMVVTSLLGLQSRRISDKEAIEAFKDSINRVYSMAMVHQKLYQSKSLSEVDFKEFISTIARHVYFNYDISRRVKLEMDLEPIFLNIEKAVPLGLLLNELITNAMKYAFPDDRRGKIFIAFKEIKEGHCELTVMDDGVGLAPEIDFQTSDSLGMALIRQLADQIEGKIRLLDKKGTGFLVRFVL, encoded by the coding sequence ATGGCGCCGAAAATTCTCATTGCTGACAAAGATGCTAAAGCTTTGCTGGCGACAGCCGGCATGGTCAAATCCGGTGGGTTCGAGGTGCTCACAGCGAAGAGTGGACGAAAATGTTTGGAACTCGCCAAAGAAAATCAGCCTTATTTAATCTTACTGGACATGAATCTCTCCGATCTTGATCCGCTGGAAATTTGTCAGCGAATTAAAGCAGATGCCAGATTGGCAGGCAGTTTGGTAGTGCTGGTTGCTGACAAAAGAATTTCAGCAAAAAAACAAGCGCAGGGGCTATCGCGCGGCGCTGACGGCTACGCAGTGCGTCCTTTTGAGAAAAAAACATTTTTAACACAACTGGAAGCAATGCTTCAGTTGCAGAAGGTGAGAAAATCTCTCAAAAAAGGCAGCGATTGGCAACAGTCAAAATTGGAAGGGATCAGCGAAGCGGTCATTGTGGCGAAGAAGAGCGGCGAAATTGTTTTTTTTAATGCGGCGGCAGAAAAAGTGACCGGCTGGAAAAGAGAGGAGGCGCTGCGTCTAAATTACGCGAAAGTGTTCCGGGTCATTGATGAGAAGACAGGAGAATCAGCGCCGGAGCCGGTTTCTCGCGCTTTAACAGAAGGCGTCATCGTCAGCCTCGTGCAAAGCCCAATGCTCATTCGCAAAGACGGGACAAAAATCCCCATTTCAGCCAGCGCAGCGCCTTGCACAAAAAAACACGATAGGTGTGTGTTTGTTTTTCAGGACATCAGTGAAAAAATAAAGCGCGAACATGATTTAAATCGAGCGATTCATGATTGGGAGAGCATTTTTCACGCCATTGGTCATCCCACCATTATTCTGGAACCGGACCACAGAGTAAGCGCTGTGAACAATGCCGCTCTTCGTGCGACAGGTATGTCAACGGAAGAGATTATCGGAAAATATTGTTTTGAAATTTTTCATGAAAATGCGGCTGAACCGCCTGAAGGCTGTCCCCTGGAAAAATTGCTAAAATCGGGCAGAATGGAAGCCGTGGAAATGGAAATGGAAGCGCTCGATGCCTGGTTCATGGTTTCTTGCACGCCAGTGTTCGACAGCCAGGGACGATTGGATAAAATTATTCATATTGCCACTGACATCACAGATCGCAAAAAAACGGAACAGGCCTTGAACGAAAGCGAGAAAAAATTCCGCCTGCTTTTCAGCGCTGCGAATGAGGGCATTTTAATCCTGAATATGGCTGGCATAATTCAGGATGTTAATCAAAAATTTTTGCAGATGATCGGATTTTCTGAAAAGGAGATTCTGCATAAGCATCTTTTTCATCTGGCGCGGTTGGTTAAAATTGAAAGACCAAGATTAGCAACCGAAGTGAGAAAATTCTTTCAGGGAGAAAGTCGGCGTACTGAATGGAGCATCAGAAGACAGGATGGCACGAAAATTTTTATCTCGCTGCTTCCTTCGTTTATCACGGCAGGCGATGAAAAAATTGGCGTTTCCGTTGTCATTGAAGATATTACAGATCGCATTTTGACAAGAAAAGCATTAGAGCAGTCTGAACTGAGCTACCGCAGTATCTTTAATAATGCTTCCGATGCCATTTATGTTCAAGATGAGCAGGGAAGATTCCTTGACGTGAACGATGGCGCTGAAAAAATGTATGGCTATCCGCGGGAATATTTTATCGGTAAAACGCCGGAATTTCTGTCTGCGCCGGGGAAAAACGATCTGGCAAAGATTGCCGGTTTTGTCGAGAAAGCGTTTCAAGGCGAGCCGCAGCAGTTTGAGTTTTGGGGCCTTGATAAAAATGGACGGGTTTTTCCGAAGATTGTTCGCTTGAATAAGGGAAACTATTTTGGCAGAGATGTGGTGGTGGCATTTGCGATTGATATTTCCGCAAGGAAACAAGCAGAAGAAAAATTGCGTCAGGCTTCTTTCCAATGGCGTTCTACTTTTGATTCCATGAACGATGCCATCGCTCTGTTGGCTCTGGATGAGAAAATCATTCGCTGCAATAAATCCCTGGCAAAACTCGCCGGCAGAACGTTCACTGATATTATTGGCAAATCAGTCGCTGAAACAATTTTTTCAATTGATCAAACAGCTAAAGATTGCCCTTTGAAAAAAGCGAAAAAATCGAAGCAAAGAGAAACGAAACAGATTACTTTCGGGGACCGCTGGTACGAAATTATTGTTGATCCGGTAAAAGACGATGAAGGAAAGCTGATTGGTTTTGTTTACATTTTGAAAGACATCACTGAACAACGTTTGATTGGACAACAGTTGCGGGAAAATGAGAATAAATTTCGGCTGCTTTTTGAAGAAGCGAATGACGCTATTTTTCTGATGAAAGACAATGTTTTCGTTGATTGCAACCGCAAAACCCTGGAAATTTTTGGCTGCACACGCGAGCAGATTATTGGCAAAACGCCTTCTGATTTCTCCCCGCCGGAACAAGCAGACGGAAGAAACTCAAAAGAAGCAGCATTAGAAAAGATAAACCTGGCGCTGAAAGGCAAATCGCCTTCTTTTGAATGGCTCCATTGTAGATGCGACAAGACTGTTTTCAATGCCGAAGTTACTCTTGCCTTGATCGAATTGAAAGGAAAGAAACACATTCAGGCGATCGTGCGAGATGTTACGGAAAGAAAAGCCGCTGAAAAGGCGCTCAAAGAGAGCGAGGAAAAATATCGTCACTTGATTCAGGGCTCCAACGATGCCATTTATTTGCTGCACGACCGAAAGTTTGAAGTGATTAACGACAAATTTACTGAGATGTTCGGCGTGGCTCTGGAAGATGCGAATAGCCCTGACTTTGATTTTATGGATCTGGTGGCTCCCGAGAGCCGGCCCGTTGTGGAAGAAAGAATGAAGCGCTTTGTCGCAGGCGAACCACTTAGCCCCAAATATGAATTTACTGCCATTGCAAAAAATGGAGAAAAAATTGACCTGGAAGCTTCTGTCTCGTACATCAAGTACAAAGAAGGCGTTGCCACTCAGGGAATTCTGCGCGACATTACCGAACGTAAGCGTGCCGTGAAAGCGCTAATGGAAAGCGAAGAAAAATACCGCAAACTGGTAGAAGATTTGCCGGACGCAATTGTTATTCATTGTGAAGGCAAAATTGTTTTTGCCAATAAAGCAAGCGTTGACCTAATAGGTGCATCCACAATTGGTGAGTTGATTGGAAAGCCTGCAATTGAGTTTGTTCACCCTGATTTCCGCAGAGATGTTGTTAAGAGAATAGCTGAAGCGATGCAAACCGGAAAGGCTTTTCCTGTAATGGATGAGAAATTTTTGAGATTAGACGGTTCGGTGATCGATGTCGAAGTCAGAGGTTTTCCCGTTACTTTTGAAAATAAGCCTGCGATTCAGGTCCTTATCCGTGACATCACCGATAAAAAACGCGCGGAAGAACAAATCAAAAAAGACTTACGAGAAAAAGAGACATTGATTAAAGAAATCCACCATCGCGTGAAAAATAATCTCATGGTCGTCACCAGCCTGCTCGGCTTGCAGTCGCGCCGCATTTCTGACAAAGAAGCGATTGAGGCGTTCAAGGACAGCATTAATCGCGTCTATTCCATGGCAATGGTGCACCAGAAACTTTATCAGTCGAAAAGTCTTTCCGAGGTGGATTTCAAAGAATTTATCAGCACCATCGCGCGGCATGTCTATTTCAATTACGACATCAGCCGCCGTGTGAAACTGGAAATGGATCTGGAGCCGATTTTTCTGAACATTGAAAAGGCGGTGCCGCTGGGATTGCTGCTCAATGAGTTAATTACCAACGCCATGAAATATGCTTTTCCCGATGATCGGCGAGGAAAGATTTTTATTGCTTTCAAAGAAATCAAGGAAGGTCATTGTGAACTGACAGTCATGGACGACGGCGTTGGTCTGGCGCCGGAAATAGATTTTCAAACGAGCGATTCGCTGGGCATGGCATTAATCCGTCAACTGGCAGATCAGATCGAAGGCAAAATCAGGTTGTTGGACAAAAAGGGGACAGGTTTTCTTGTACGATTTGTGCTGTAG
- a CDS encoding MCE family protein — translation MEYKANEVKAGCFVVFSILLLVFFLIVVSGMDLLKKTNTYLTHFKYTSGLEVGSLVRYGGMEVGKIKEMRISPEDDSYIEFLIEINADVPVKQDSRVFITSIGIMGEYYIEISTGSPDAKRAKPGSLLNCKEVTPLMMLTENVDKLTNQLSETIDGINQLLGQDNQQEFHQILANFNQLLDQNQQSVSSMMENMNLVLADLHSMSSKLDKMVGDNQDEISTSISHLEGTLKESKNAIKEFQSTLTMFNGMLSSQNVNYQDIMENLNRTTQNLDEFTKLIKEKPWSLIRKSAPAPREFEK, via the coding sequence ATGGAATACAAAGCGAATGAAGTAAAGGCCGGTTGTTTTGTCGTTTTCAGCATTCTGCTGTTGGTTTTTTTCCTGATAGTCGTTTCGGGAATGGATTTGTTGAAAAAAACAAACACCTATTTGACGCACTTCAAATACACTAGCGGTCTGGAGGTTGGCTCGCTGGTGCGTTACGGCGGAATGGAAGTCGGCAAAATCAAAGAAATGCGTATCTCACCGGAAGACGACAGCTACATAGAATTTCTCATCGAGATTAATGCAGATGTGCCGGTGAAACAAGACTCCCGAGTTTTCATCACTTCCATTGGCATCATGGGGGAATATTACATCGAAATTTCCACTGGCAGCCCTGACGCCAAACGGGCAAAGCCGGGGAGTTTGCTGAATTGCAAGGAAGTCACGCCGCTGATGATGCTCACGGAAAATGTGGACAAACTGACCAATCAATTGTCCGAGACCATCGACGGCATCAACCAGTTGCTGGGCCAGGATAATCAGCAGGAATTTCACCAAATTCTGGCGAATTTCAATCAACTGCTCGATCAAAACCAGCAGTCCGTTTCCTCGATGATGGAAAATATGAATTTGGTGCTGGCGGATTTGCACAGCATGAGCAGCAAATTGGACAAAATGGTCGGCGACAATCAGGATGAAATTTCCACTTCCATTTCTCATCTGGAAGGAACGCTGAAAGAGTCGAAAAATGCAATCAAAGAATTCCAGTCCACACTGACCATGTTCAATGGAATGCTATCGTCGCAGAATGTGAATTATCAGGATATCATGGAAAATCTGAACCGCACCACGCAGAATCTGGATGAGTTCACTAAACTGATTAAAGAAAAACCCTGGAGTTTAATTCGAAAATCTGCGCCGGCGCCGCGGGAGTTTGAAAAGTAG
- a CDS encoding ABC transporter ATP-binding protein — MTNSKQPIIDIQDLVTYYGSRKVLDGINLQIFPGETVTILGRSGCGKSTLLRHIIGLSKPTAGTIWIKGQDITALSEEEMLPIRRKIGMLFQGGALFNSMSVGDNVALPLREHTELEDSTIKIMTRMKLDQVGLAGFEDFLPSQLSGGMKKRAALARAIAMDPDILFCDEPSAGLDPIVAVGIDNLILKLKKAFHMTIVIVTHELESVYLIADRVALLDDGKIIALGTVDELKNSDNPKVQQFFQRIPDPEKIDKDSYLKSLIGETDE; from the coding sequence ATGACTAATTCAAAACAACCCATCATTGACATACAGGATCTGGTTACCTACTACGGATCGCGGAAGGTTTTGGATGGCATTAATTTGCAAATTTTCCCGGGCGAGACGGTGACAATTTTGGGGCGTTCCGGCTGCGGAAAAAGCACGCTGCTGCGGCACATTATTGGCCTTTCCAAACCCACGGCCGGGACAATTTGGATCAAGGGACAGGATATTACGGCACTCAGCGAAGAAGAAATGCTGCCGATTCGCCGCAAAATCGGCATGTTATTTCAAGGCGGTGCTTTATTCAATTCCATGTCTGTGGGCGACAATGTGGCGCTGCCGTTGCGCGAGCACACAGAACTGGAAGATTCGACCATCAAGATTATGACGCGGATGAAACTGGATCAAGTCGGCCTGGCTGGTTTTGAGGATTTTTTGCCGTCGCAGTTGTCCGGGGGAATGAAAAAACGCGCCGCATTGGCGCGCGCTATTGCCATGGATCCAGACATCCTCTTTTGCGACGAGCCTTCTGCCGGACTGGATCCCATTGTTGCGGTGGGTATTGACAATTTAATTTTGAAATTAAAAAAAGCGTTCCACATGACCATCGTCATCGTGACGCATGAACTGGAATCAGTGTATCTGATCGCAGATCGCGTGGCGCTTTTGGACGACGGAAAAATTATTGCGTTGGGCACTGTGGATGAACTGAAGAATTCTGACAATCCCAAAGTGCAGCAGTTTTTTCAGCGTATTCCCGATCCGGAAAAAATTGACAAAGACAGTTATCTCAAATCGCTCATTGGCGAGACAGATGAATAA
- a CDS encoding ABC transporter permease, producing the protein MSDRETKHFVTQTFGSIGRQSLMYMAHVGRMVKLTRDALRWIFVAPFRGKGGIRWQSTVQQMIYIGYNSIPIVATICFFVGLIMAMQAAYQLERFGASIYTADLVGVSMTRELGPLLTAIIVAGRSGSAIAAEIGTMKVNEEIDALRTMGFNPVWFLVVPRFLALLIVLPCLSLMADVLGILGGFFLAIVNLHISFIRYFNQTADALVMKDLLTGLVKTFFFATIISQVGAYQGFIVKGGAEGVGKSTTASVVTSIFLIIVADLVMTMIFYSTL; encoded by the coding sequence ATGTCAGACAGAGAAACGAAACATTTTGTTACGCAAACATTTGGCTCAATCGGACGGCAATCTTTGATGTACATGGCCCACGTGGGGCGCATGGTTAAACTGACCAGAGATGCCCTGCGTTGGATATTTGTGGCTCCTTTTCGCGGCAAAGGCGGCATCCGCTGGCAGAGCACCGTGCAGCAGATGATTTACATCGGCTACAATTCCATTCCCATCGTGGCGACAATTTGCTTTTTCGTAGGCTTGATTATGGCGATGCAGGCGGCGTATCAATTGGAACGATTTGGCGCGTCCATTTATACAGCGGATTTAGTGGGCGTTTCCATGACCCGGGAACTGGGACCTTTGCTGACGGCAATCATTGTCGCCGGGCGGAGCGGCTCAGCTATCGCCGCGGAAATCGGCACCATGAAAGTCAACGAAGAAATCGACGCGCTGCGCACCATGGGCTTTAATCCGGTCTGGTTTTTAGTGGTTCCCAGATTTTTAGCGCTGTTGATTGTGCTGCCCTGTTTGTCGCTGATGGCAGATGTGCTGGGCATTCTCGGCGGTTTTTTTCTGGCGATTGTAAATTTGCACATTTCTTTCATCCGTTATTTCAACCAGACAGCGGATGCGTTAGTAATGAAAGATTTGCTCACCGGACTGGTGAAGACTTTCTTTTTCGCGACCATTATCTCACAAGTTGGCGCCTATCAGGGTTTCATCGTCAAAGGCGGCGCCGAAGGCGTGGGAAAATCTACAACAGCGTCGGTAGTGACGTCGATTTTTCTCATTATTGTCGCTGATCTGGTAATGACGATGATTTTTTATTCAACGTTGTAG
- a CDS encoding STAS domain-containing protein: protein MELEVFEKKNVAILKIAGDVDLYSSPQVRKKILALMKKKIENLLVDLDGVSYMDSSGVATLVEALQLMNKRHGKLKLFNLKPAIRDVFELSRLDKVFDICEDESQAMTAVSEE, encoded by the coding sequence GTGGAACTGGAAGTTTTTGAAAAGAAGAATGTGGCAATTTTGAAAATCGCGGGAGATGTTGATCTTTATTCTTCTCCTCAGGTGCGCAAGAAAATATTAGCTTTGATGAAAAAGAAAATTGAAAATCTTCTTGTCGATCTGGACGGCGTTTCCTACATGGACAGTTCCGGCGTCGCGACGCTGGTGGAAGCGCTGCAACTCATGAACAAACGACACGGGAAACTCAAACTTTTTAATTTGAAACCGGCAATTCGGGACGTTTTTGAACTCAGCCGTCTGGACAAAGTTTTTGATATTTGCGAAGATGAAAGCCAGGCGATGACAGCCGTCAGTGAGGAGTAA
- a CDS encoding ATP-binding protein, with protein sequence MTQQQTSEKVETIEIRIPAKPQFLKIIRAAVGSICEISGICLDDLHNVILAVDEACSNIIKHTYGGPSDEPIRATILICQGKIEIRLRDFGKKIDIKKIKPRKLDEIRPGGLGVHFINAVMDEVEYDNQFEQGNQVKLVKYIEEK encoded by the coding sequence ATGACCCAACAGCAGACGAGTGAAAAAGTGGAAACGATTGAAATCCGGATTCCTGCCAAGCCGCAGTTTCTGAAAATAATTCGCGCGGCAGTGGGGAGCATCTGTGAAATTAGCGGCATTTGTCTGGATGATTTGCACAACGTGATTTTGGCGGTGGACGAGGCGTGCAGCAATATCATCAAACACACTTACGGCGGTCCCAGTGATGAGCCGATTCGGGCGACGATTTTGATTTGCCAGGGGAAGATCGAAATCCGATTGCGCGATTTTGGCAAGAAAATTGATATTAAAAAAATCAAACCGAGAAAATTGGATGAAATCAGACCAGGAGGACTGGGCGTCCATTTCATCAATGCGGTGATGGATGAAGTGGAATATGACAATCAGTTCGAACAGGGAAATCAGGTGAAATTAGTCAAATATATTGAAGAGAAATAG
- a CDS encoding SpoIIE family protein phosphatase, which produces MNELGQLRQKIKDLTSLIDVTSIITSTLDLDELMALVMEKAQEVMHAEASSIMLLNEDTGLLECQIALGKVQDKVKNKIQLKIGQGIAGWVAQTGESIIVPDVSSDSRFFSEIDQNTGFETRSILAAPLKVKNKVIGVAEVINRLDAHPFTKENLEIFETFCRQVALAIENARMHHYVLEQQRLRQQLESAHRIQQSFMPQSFPKGDQERFLIYGKNIPATAVGGDLFDFVLLDEDKLAIVIGDVSGKGIPAALFMARLISDFRYYCHLAESPANMMEFLNKALLKRSQRGMFVSLVSMVLDARAGKLTISNAGHLPPLWWREKEKRIERIENDSGIPLGILANANYDNEVVNLRPGDTILLYTDGVIEAHDAMNKMYTLDKLIDGIRAPIPSPQDFIERIIDDIKKFQGKVNQHDDITLLALRLQ; this is translated from the coding sequence ATGAACGAACTTGGACAGCTTCGGCAAAAAATAAAAGACCTCACCAGTTTAATCGACGTCACTTCAATTATCACATCCACACTTGACCTGGATGAGCTCATGGCGCTGGTCATGGAAAAAGCGCAAGAGGTGATGCACGCTGAGGCAAGCTCGATCATGTTGCTCAACGAAGACACTGGTTTGTTGGAATGTCAAATTGCTCTGGGCAAGGTTCAGGATAAAGTAAAAAATAAAATTCAATTGAAAATAGGGCAGGGCATTGCCGGCTGGGTCGCCCAAACAGGCGAGTCGATCATCGTTCCCGACGTTTCCAGCGATAGCCGTTTTTTTTCGGAGATTGATCAAAATACTGGTTTTGAGACGCGGTCGATTCTGGCGGCGCCGCTGAAAGTGAAAAACAAAGTGATCGGCGTGGCAGAAGTGATCAATCGTCTCGATGCGCATCCGTTCACCAAAGAAAATCTGGAAATTTTTGAGACTTTTTGTCGTCAGGTGGCGCTGGCGATCGAAAACGCGCGCATGCACCATTACGTGCTGGAACAGCAGCGTTTGCGACAGCAATTGGAGTCCGCTCACCGCATTCAGCAAAGTTTTATGCCGCAGTCGTTCCCGAAGGGCGATCAGGAACGATTTTTAATTTATGGTAAAAATATTCCGGCGACTGCTGTGGGCGGCGATTTGTTCGATTTTGTGCTTTTGGACGAAGACAAGCTGGCGATTGTGATCGGCGATGTTTCCGGGAAAGGGATTCCGGCGGCGTTATTCATGGCGCGGTTGATCAGCGATTTTCGTTATTACTGTCATCTCGCAGAATCGCCGGCAAATATGATGGAATTTTTGAACAAAGCGTTGTTGAAGAGAAGCCAACGGGGCATGTTTGTTTCGCTCGTTTCCATGGTATTGGACGCGAGAGCCGGAAAACTGACCATCTCTAATGCGGGCCACTTGCCTCCGCTGTGGTGGCGGGAAAAAGAAAAGCGAATAGAACGCATTGAGAATGATTCCGGCATCCCACTGGGAATTCTGGCGAACGCAAATTACGATAATGAAGTAGTGAACTTGCGGCCGGGAGACACAATTTTGCTCTACACCGACGGCGTCATTGAAGCCCACGATGCCATGAATAAAATGTACACGCTGGACAAACTTATCGACGGGATTCGCGCTCCGATTCCGAGTCCGCAAGATTTTATCGAACGGATTATCGACGATATCAAGAAATTTCAGGGGAAAGTCAATCAGCACGATGATATTACACTGTTAGCTTTGAGGTTGCAATGA
- the rplS gene encoding 50S ribosomal protein L19 yields MDKVKMAVADQLRTDVPDFGPGDTVAVHAKVVEGDKERIQVFEGVVIKRKGKDIDATFTVRKISQGVGVERIFPLHSPRIAKIEKLRSGKVRRAKLYYLRGLRGKAARIEEKR; encoded by the coding sequence ATGGACAAGGTGAAAATGGCGGTCGCCGACCAGCTTCGGACCGACGTTCCGGATTTTGGCCCCGGAGACACGGTGGCGGTACACGCCAAAGTGGTTGAAGGCGACAAAGAACGTATTCAGGTTTTTGAGGGTGTGGTAATCAAGCGGAAAGGCAAAGATATTGACGCAACTTTTACTGTACGCAAAATCTCTCAGGGGGTTGGCGTGGAAAGAATTTTTCCGCTGCATTCGCCGCGAATTGCAAAAATTGAAAAATTACGTTCCGGTAAAGTGAGACGCGCGAAATTGTACTACCTCCGCGGTTTGCGCGGAAAAGCAGCGCGGATTGAGGAAAAGCGTTAG
- the trmD gene encoding tRNA (guanosine(37)-N1)-methyltransferase TrmD has product MKIHIITAFPDLIRSPLSESIIKRAQEKGLVEIFVHNLRDYSENKHHKVDDYPYGGAPGMVLKPEPIFNCIEAVLRDFEIEKPNLIFLTPQGKKYNQKKAVELSLKEHLIFLCGHYKGVDERVREYWQMDEISVGDYVLSGGELPALVVVDSVVRLIPGVISDINSATTDSFFKNRLDCPYYTRPEVYRGMKVPEVLRSGHHAEIKKWQEQKSWERTLQHRRDLLDSKNDQEFTDVNDEK; this is encoded by the coding sequence ATGAAAATTCATATTATTACAGCTTTCCCTGATCTGATTCGCAGCCCGTTGAGCGAGAGCATTATCAAACGGGCGCAGGAAAAAGGGCTCGTTGAAATTTTTGTACACAATTTGCGTGATTACAGCGAGAATAAGCATCATAAAGTAGATGACTATCCCTACGGCGGCGCGCCGGGAATGGTGTTGAAACCGGAGCCGATTTTCAATTGTATCGAAGCTGTCTTACGCGATTTTGAAATTGAAAAACCGAATCTTATTTTTCTCACTCCACAGGGGAAAAAATACAATCAAAAAAAAGCAGTGGAACTATCGCTCAAAGAGCATTTGATTTTTCTTTGTGGACATTACAAAGGAGTGGACGAGCGGGTCCGCGAATATTGGCAGATGGATGAAATTTCCGTCGGCGATTACGTGCTCAGCGGAGGTGAGTTGCCGGCGCTGGTGGTCGTTGATTCAGTAGTGCGGCTCATTCCGGGGGTTATCAGCGACATAAATTCCGCGACGACAGATTCTTTTTTTAAAAATCGGCTCGATTGTCCCTATTACACCAGGCCTGAGGTGTACCGGGGAATGAAGGTGCCGGAAGTTTTACGGTCAGGTCATCACGCCGAAATTAAAAAATGGCAGGAACAAAAATCGTGGGAAAGAACACTGCAGCATCGGCGGGATTTGTTGGATTCGAAAAACGATCAAGAATTTACAGATGTGAATGACGAAAAGTAA